The genomic stretch AAGCGTCCGACTGCATTAATGCGCGGTCCGATTTTGAAGCCGATATCTTCTTCTGTTACCATTCCATCCAAACCGCAGCTGTCCTTTAAGGCGCGTATACCAGGTCTTTGGGACGAAGTAATTGCCTTTAATCCTTCGGCAGCTAATATTCTGTTTTCATCAACGAGCGGAACCAAATCCGCAATCGTGCCAATGACAACCAAATCAAGCAGCTGTTTCGGGAAGTATCCGAGCAAGTACTCTGCCAGTTTAAATGCCACACCTACTCCCGCAAGTTCGTGGAATGGGTAATCAGGTGAGCATTTCGGATGGACAACCGCTATAGCAGCCGGAACAGATTCCTGCACCTCATGGTGATCTGTAATAATCAAATCAATTCCAATCTGCTTCGCGACCTCAGCTTCATGATTGGCAGCTATGCCTGTATCGACTGTTATAATTAACCCATAGCCATTGTCTTTAGCTGCACGGAAAGCTTCCTCATTCGGTCCGTAGCCTTCCGTAAAACGGTTTGGTATATAATAATCGCAATCGGCGCCAAGCTCCCGAAGCGCTTCTAGCAGGACAACAGTGGAAGAAACACCATCTGCATCGTAATCGCCGAATACGAGTATTTTTTCTTCTTGCGCTATTGCAGCATGGATACGTTCAGCTGCAACATCTATATCACGTAAGTGTTCCGGGCGATGTAGGTCCTCAAGAGACGGACGAAGGAACCGCTTTGCGTCCTCTGCCGATGTAATTCCACGCTGTATGAGCAATTGCTCGACAAGCGGTGACACACCAAAACCCATTGCTGTATGAGCAGAAGGGCCGCTGTTTTCCTTCCATCTCATTGTGCTTTTCAACATAAAAAAAGACCCCCTAACCAAGCTATTATACTAGAGCCTGGCCAGCGGGGCAATGTGTTATCTATTGTATTCGTCTTTCATTCGTTCGGAAGTAGGATACGTGTTTGTTGTCGGATCGGAAATATTTGTTGTCGTTCTCTCCGTTTCCTCGTGTCCGTACTCTGCACGCTTTTCTTGCATCTCTGTAATTTCAGCTGCTTTCTTATCATTATCTTTTCGCAAAGTGCGCACTTCCCGGTTTAATTTAAACATACGCAACCCTCCTACAGATGCTGTAATTAAGACGCCCATCAAAACGGAGAACAATATGATTAATATCAGGGGAGCAGACCCAACTCCAAATAGGTAGTCCACCTGTACACTGTCAACGTTGATAACTGCGAATATTGCAATAAGTACTGCAAAGATAACTGCTAGAATGATATACCATTGTGCTTTCATATGCTGACTCCTTTCGAATGCGGCTATTACTTACATTCCCTATTTCACAAAAAAATAACCCCCGTACTGCTACGGGAGTTATTTATTAAACTTGCGGTCCTTCCACTTTCTTCTTCTCTTCGTGAATAATTGGCTTTTTGTCAATATTCTTGCCGCGCCATACGAGCCATAGCTGAGCCGCGATGAACAGCGAAGAGTATGTTCCTGCTGCCAATCCGATAACCAGTGCAATCGAGAAGTTTGTAATCGGTGCAGCTCCGAAAATCCAGAGAATAATCGCTGCCACAATGACAGTTGCCACCGTGTTTACACTTCGTACTAGTGTTTGCAGTAAGCTGTCATTCACAATTTTCGCTAGCTCCTCGAACGTTTTCACTTTTCGTTTTATTCGTATATTTTCTTTAATACGGTCAAACGTTACGATTGTATCATTAATCGAATAACCAATGATGGTCAAGATAGCCGCGATAATGGTGATATCGAATTCCAATCTTGTAATACTGAATATAGCCAAGATAAAGAAGGCGTCATGCACGAGTGCCACAATGGCTGCCATCGCAAATTTAAACTCAAATCGGATCGTTGCATACAACACAATCCCAATCGATGCAAAAATGACGGCGTACATTGCATTTTTTGCCAGTTCCTTGCCTATAACAGGCGAAACGGTACTAATGCTTGGCGCACTGCCATAAGCATCTGTTATATTGCTCTTTACGTCATCTTCCTCGTTTTTGGAGAGCGTGTCATCCAAGCGGACGGAAGCATGCGTCCCATCTGCAGATAACTGCGTTTCTTTAGATGTATATCCAATATCCTCGAATCGCTGTTCCACTTGCTCTGTTGTTAACGTTTCATTCGAATCAAACTCCACACGCGAACCGCTTGTAAAATCTATGCCTAAGTTCAGTTTAAAAATACTCAAGCAAATTATACCAGCAATTGTGAGCGCAATCGAAAATGCGAAATACGCTTTTCGGTTTTTTACGAGATTCAGTTTCATGCCGTAGAAGGTGGCGCTTCGTTCTTCTTTGTCACCCAGTTTACGGATGTTCTTCTTGGAGACGCCAAACCATGCTGGTTTTTTATCAAATGCACGGCTCTTCACCATCAAACCAAGCAAAGCACGTGAACCTACTACAGCCGTGATAAAGCTTAGCAGGATACTGATGATAAGTGTTGTTGCAAATCCTTTTACTGAACTAGTACCGAAAATAAACAGCACAATACCAGCTATTAAAGTTGTAATGTTCGCATCTGTAATAGTTGCTAAGGAATTCTTATTACCAGCTTTATAGGCTGCTTTCAGTGACTTGCCTGTTTTTAGTTCATCCTTAATTCGTTCATACGTAATAATATTTGCATCTACTGCCATTCCGACACCGAGAATCAAAGCAGCGATTCCTGGTAATGTCAGTACTACATTGAGAAAATCAAAGACAACAAGATTTAAATAAGCAAACACAGCAAGTGTAATCGACGCTATTAAACCTGGAAGGCGGTAATAAACAATCATGAATAGCAGGATAAGGGCAAATGCAATATAACCTGCCAACATCGTTTCATCCAGCGCTTGTTGTCCAAATTGAGCACCAACAGAGTTTGAATACACTTCTTCCATTTTCACTGGCAGAGAACCGGCATTCAAAAGATCAGCAAGTTCTTGAGCACTTTCAACCGTGAAATTCCCTTCAATCTGTACAGACTTACTATTAATTGTCTGCGAAACGGACGGTGCAGAGATGAATTTTTGTTCATCTTCCGGTTTTTGCGCTTCTTCTTCGTATGAATCTCCTTCTTCATAGTCCAGCCAGATGACTAGTCTGTTTTCAGGAAAAGGAAGCTGAGCAATTTCGCTCGTCACTTCTGCAAATTTTGAAGCATCTTTCATATCGACTGTAACAAGCGGCTGATTTGTTTGCGGATCAAACGCCTGCTTGGCACTGCCAGCTTCAATATCAGTTCCATTTAAGTATTCTTTGTCGTTCGTATCCCGGAATGATAGATTTGCAGTCGTAGACAGCATCTCGCGCGCCTGATTCTGATCTTCTACTCCAGCAAGCTGAACACGAATTCGGTTTGGCTGCTCGATATCAATATTTGTTTCGCTGACGCCAAGTGAATTGACACGCTCATTCAGCGCCTGTGCTGTTGCGTTCAGCGTAGCCGTATCCACCTCGTCGCCTTCCTCAAGCGGTTGTACTTCATAAAGCACCTCAAATCCGCCCTGCAGATCAAGTCCTAAATTCAAATCTTTTGCAATACCTTGAATTGTCGTTCCCATCGCTCCCAAAAGTAATAGAACGATTAAGAAGAAGGCAACAATTCTGCCTCTTTTCACCATGATGCAACTGCCTCCCATATCCGCTTAAACGGAAACCTAATATACTGCAAGCAAAGCCTGCAATGTTTACTGCATGTATGTACATGCTGTGCTCGTTCGTCAAATACTTCCATAGTATAGAAAAGCCGAGCCAGCACTGTCAACGATACCCTCCATCATGATTGACCATTGATTGCTGCAATGGAAGCCATTAAATCGTCATCTTCCTCATACACAGACATAGTCAAATAGCCCATATAAACAGATATATTGAGCTGCATAATGTCTGCAACTACTTCATACAAACGTTTCTGTTTCTCTGTATCTTTTTTCCACACTTTTTTTTCCATACAGCTCCAAATATCTGCAGCTGATGCTTTCTCATATCCGAGCAAGTGAAATTCATCTTTCTTGCTGATAATAGCAGGCATCACTTCTGCCTTCCATTCGTTTACTGTTTTTAATTCGTACACGCTTTTTACCTCCTGTAACAACTTGCCTTGCTTTTGTGCAGGCTAGTCATGCTTGGACACATCTTCTGCATACACTTAATTGTAGCCGAAAAACTATTATTTGAGAAGGCAGGTTGTGGATGTGACAAAGCAGACTTTTCTACAAGGAGCTCTCATTTTGAT from Terribacillus sp. DMT04 encodes the following:
- a CDS encoding post-transcriptional regulator, with amino-acid sequence MYELKTVNEWKAEVMPAIISKKDEFHLLGYEKASAADIWSCMEKKVWKKDTEKQKRLYEVVADIMQLNISVYMGYLTMSVYEEDDDLMASIAAINGQS
- the secDF gene encoding protein translocase subunit SecDF, with the protein product MVKRGRIVAFFLIVLLLLGAMGTTIQGIAKDLNLGLDLQGGFEVLYEVQPLEEGDEVDTATLNATAQALNERVNSLGVSETNIDIEQPNRIRVQLAGVEDQNQAREMLSTTANLSFRDTNDKEYLNGTDIEAGSAKQAFDPQTNQPLVTVDMKDASKFAEVTSEIAQLPFPENRLVIWLDYEEGDSYEEEAQKPEDEQKFISAPSVSQTINSKSVQIEGNFTVESAQELADLLNAGSLPVKMEEVYSNSVGAQFGQQALDETMLAGYIAFALILLFMIVYYRLPGLIASITLAVFAYLNLVVFDFLNVVLTLPGIAALILGVGMAVDANIITYERIKDELKTGKSLKAAYKAGNKNSLATITDANITTLIAGIVLFIFGTSSVKGFATTLIISILLSFITAVVGSRALLGLMVKSRAFDKKPAWFGVSKKNIRKLGDKEERSATFYGMKLNLVKNRKAYFAFSIALTIAGIICLSIFKLNLGIDFTSGSRVEFDSNETLTTEQVEQRFEDIGYTSKETQLSADGTHASVRLDDTLSKNEEDDVKSNITDAYGSAPSISTVSPVIGKELAKNAMYAVIFASIGIVLYATIRFEFKFAMAAIVALVHDAFFILAIFSITRLEFDITIIAAILTIIGYSINDTIVTFDRIKENIRIKRKVKTFEELAKIVNDSLLQTLVRSVNTVATVIVAAIILWIFGAAPITNFSIALVIGLAAGTYSSLFIAAQLWLVWRGKNIDKKPIIHEEKKKVEGPQV
- a CDS encoding lipopolysaccharide assembly LapA domain-containing protein; translation: MKAQWYIILAVIFAVLIAIFAVINVDSVQVDYLFGVGSAPLILIILFSVLMGVLITASVGGLRMFKLNREVRTLRKDNDKKAAEITEMQEKRAEYGHEETERTTTNISDPTTNTYPTSERMKDEYNR